The window AGGGCAAGCATTGGCACTACAAAGATATTTGATGCTTGGAAGTCATATTTATCCATTTGATATAGCACAGTCTGTTCATCATTCCCTAATTTATTAGTTGGCAAGAAACTAGCTTCTCTTATGCCAACTTTCTTTAGTAGTGCATCCAAACATCCATATAGATGGCAAGTAACTGATTTCATCATCCATATCCTCTGCTCATTTATCCACTTTTTGAGTGTTCCACCAGTTAAGAAGACTTCAAGTAAATGTTTTAGAAGAGCTGATAGAAAGATGAATGAAAAGATAATGAAAAATGGGTCTGAAACctgttaagaaaaaaagaaaaagtaaaaaagtttcAGCATTATACAAGAATGTGAGATTGAAGGGAAAATGGTGGTAAGTGAGATAGATCATTATTGTTGTTACCTTAGGGTACAAGGGTATTCCATTTAGTAGACAGAGCTGAGGGATAGTAGCAAAACACCAAAGAGGGAAACAATAAAGAGGGAAATATGTGAGCCATGCTAAACATAGACTCTGGAGAAGTGGCATCTTTGAAAGCCCATATGTAAGGGGGCAAAACCTATTTATACCATTTTCAAACAAACCACTGTACCATCTAGTGCCTTGGATTAGTACATCATTCAAATTTGTTGTAGCTGAACCTAGAAACTGTGGCCTAGATGGTTCACAGAAAACTGAAGTCCATCCATTACAATTCAAGATAAATCCAGTGAGGTAGTCTTCTACTACACTAACATACGAGAAACCAACCTGCAACCGTTCGAAAAatatgcacattttttttactacaagAATTTTGATGTAATAACTGATTTAGGAAACAAGTCTATTTACCTCTTGGCCCCATTTAGTGCCAATTTCATAGTTACAAGAAGCCAAAAAGTGAGGTTCTTCTAGTAATGCATATTTCTGACCAGATACCAAATCACTTGTGTAGTTTTGATTAAGTGATCTGATGAATTCGTTAGATGAACCAAAGTATTCTTTAAGTTGCAGCAGATCAGTTCCTAACATTCAAAACacgaaacaataaaaattatggTAGCCTTGACTCAACATAAGAGCATTGTTCATTTGTAAATGTCATtaaaatcttgtgttttggaagcAACTAGATAGATAATAGTGTTTAATACCTTTCCTTGCGAAGTTTCCAAACAGTGataccctttttatataaaagccTGTACCTGAAATCACTGGTCCCATAAGCCCATCCATACCTTGCCATTGTAGCTGAAATTGTCcatataaatttagttatacCAAAGAAAACATTGCAGCATCTTATACAATGGGGGACATGAAAAAATTCTAAAGGCATGTTTTGATGTCCTTACTGTAAATATTGATCTTAGTTGACTATCATAGATGTCATTCTTGCTAATGTTGTGAAATTTCTGAGGAAATTGAACAAAAGCCAAGGAGGAGGATATCTTTGGATCGAGGTGAAAACACATGGCATATCGAGCTGAAGTTGGATCATTACAGAACATGTCACAGTCTAGAACTAGAATGTATGGAGAATTACTCATCACGGAAGAGACGCGAAGCTGTGAGATTATTAAGTAAGATGGGAAAGCATTATTACATTTATTGTGTTGTTGaagaaatttttgtttatacatGTTTGGCAGATAAGAGAAAAGTATATTCATACAAGGACATTGAGTGCTCCAGCCTTGAAATGGTGGGGATGAGAAGGCTTTTTCTCGCGAGAAACATAAACAAGGAGAGGCATTTTGACATCATCTACATCATCAATGATAGTTTCTTGCATCACCtgtaaaaataagattaattaacCAAATTGCTTAGATGTATTGTTTCTCTTGGCAGTGAATTAGCACATAAGTTGAAAATCCACATcagttttgattgattttattgCCATATATATAATAGTAACTTATTGAGAACACTAGCAGTTCAAAGAAGATTATGCCTATCATGTTTaattattctctatcaaacaagaTAGAGAAGAATAACGTGTATCAAGCCAGATTAGATAAGTTAGAGGAATAAAGATGGTTTATAACCACGAATTCTGTTTCCTCTAGTCAAGTTGGTCCAATCCAATGCTTAAGCCAAAATGTCAAATGCTAAAACTATACTGCATGCACTAGTGATAATATATAGCCAAACGCTATTATACCTCAATGACAGAAGGGTAATCTCTGGAAAAGGTTCTATCTTTTCTGAAAGTCTTTATCTCCTCTTTAAAAGCCTCGTACTTTTCCTGCATATAGTTATGCTACTATAATAATGTCCGTaagattttattacttttttttatctatacaaatatattactttattaatttttaatttttataaataaaaaaattgtttgtgatCCTTGTAAGTTGTAATATTCAAACTTTTTTGTTGGTTTGAATGCACAGTTTGTAGAAACTTTTTACTGTAagaggaactaaaaaaaatgaaaattttaatttgatggattgaaaaagatagacaaaaaaaaataatattaagccTTTGAATAACCGGAAAAATCAATGAAACCAAGTTCCCTCATATGGTCAAAACCTTGATCTTTTGCTTATCTTCCATGTACACACTACTCCTTGCAAAATCACCATCATCATTATCCTTCAAAGCAGAAAAGTAAGCCTTGGGACACCTGAAGATATAAGATGGGTTGAATGgttaagggagaagagaaggagaaaaagTTCATGGGGTTGATCCTctgctaacaaaaaaaatgaacaactaacatttgtgaataaaaaaaaaaagccttagGGCACCTGTTCTTTATTTTGTGCCTTCTACAAAATGGAAGCCACCACCTAGCAAACTTCCAAGCCTCCCTCACTCCATGAAGAATCAATGGAGACCCTCCATCATCCGAAACATACACATGAAGTTTCTGAGGAGGGTAATCCAGTGCCATGGCTGATAAAACTGTGTTCATCACATCCAAAGTTGGTTCCTTAGTTGCATCAGCAGTGCATATGAACACATCAATAGCAGGAAGCTTGTGATCCTCCGGCAATCGTTCCGGGAAGACGGACCGCGAAACGGGACGCCAACGAAAAGCTTGATCAAGGATCCAAATGAAGGAGAGAATGATCTCTGAAGCAAAAACAAGTAACCATGGTAATAACAAGTGGCTTTCTCTTGTTTCTGAGGGTTGGAAAAAAAAGCATAGTCTGTAATAGAACAAGAAGGCTAGTGCAGTGGAGTGGAGTAACATGTGTAACCTATTGATGATAACTAACAGGTTTTGGACATAGATGGTATTCAGAGGAAGGGTCTCCATTTCTTCACCTGCATAAGATTAATTTGTCTACTCTAGTTCCCTTGACTCTCCTTTTGTTATAGTTCTATTCTATGTTTGTCTATATAATATTTGAGGCTTCTTTCTGTCAATTTTAAGGGCATATTTGTGTCAATTCctagaaaaataatattcctACTTGctcatctctatttttttatcgtATATTATAGGATAAGAAGATAAGAAAAGTTGCTAAAACAGTCTTACGTGAATTAAAAAGGTTTTGAGTTGAGAGACAAGAAATCTTGGTGGTGGGATGAAAAGgttcaagaaaaggttaaaaataaaagagaatgttTCAAAATCTTAAAAGCGCACAATAATGCTAAAAACTGGTTAAGGTATTGGAATGCTAAGAATGAGATACGAAAGGTGGTGCATGAAATATGATCTAAAGTATTTGAAGAGTTTTACCAGGACCTAGAGACAAGAAAGGAGAACATAAGATATATAAGCTTGCGAAATATAGAGAAAAGAAGACAAGGGATTTGGATCAAGTGCATTATggataaaatagaaaaagtttCGGTCACGGATAAGAATGTCAAAGAAAGGTGggacaattatttttataagtttttttatgatTGACAAGGTTCGAGTACTAATGTGGAGAGGCTAGAAACTCAAGAGGAGGAAAGAAATTTGGGTTATTACGGCTGAGTTCTAATTGGAGAGGTTAAAGAAGCCCTTAAAAGGATTGATAAGGCCATAAGGGTAAAGCTTTTGGTCTGGTATCTCATGAGTCATAAGACAAATCATGTTCCTGGATTGTTTTGAAATTACGTATACGTAAATTAATACTAAGTTTAAAAGTTTGTGTTTGAAATGTCAACATACAAAATGCGTTAAATTTACTCAATGTATCAGACAATAGCATATAAACAATGAAATTTGTAGCATTTAACTGGATTTTAAATATGTACCATTGTAAAAATATGATGACAAAATATGCAATATTAGGAAAATATGACAAAATATGCAACATCGTGAAATTTAAGAAACAAAATGTGAGAAAAATGATAAACAGATTTAGGAGACAATTGAATGTgggataaaatttgaaatttggaaGCAAAATTAGCAAGTGGGGGCAAAATTCACAATCAAGCTAATCTTTCgggacaaaaattataattaaaccttttatatttaaaagaaaaatcagctTCGGCACTTAAGTTTGTCCTCGATCGTTTTTACAACATTACAAATTGTCCCATATTTTTATGGTCAACCAACGAATTTAACACATGATGAAAGGTTGGAATTTGTCacttttttaaactttgagAGTAAAATTCGCAAAAGTAAATAAGAGGAAACAAAAatcacaacaaaatcaaaattcgaGGGCAAAAATTTTCAAGTAAgccaaaacaaaatatatgatgCTTACGGATTGGTAAgccaaatcaaaacaaaataaaaaaaattcggGACAAAATGGCTAAATTTTCTTCCTGTACCCAACATTTTTTCTAATACACCCcgcaataaaagaaaaaactcaaaaatattCTTACATATGACGCATATGTATTGATAATCTATATGAAGCTTACTGTATTAGACGTTCTAATCAACagagttaataaattaattatgttaaaaaataattagcatCGATATATATACCactaaatttctaatgtatatttaatatacatataagtttacataataaattttgtaataattaattttgatctaataatattttttacatatataaattttaaatataagtttacatataaatttaataaaaatttatatatgtataaaaatatattattaaatcaaaattaattatttcaaaatttattatgtaaacttatatgtatattaaatatacattagaaattttagtgttatatatattgatgttaattattttttaacataattggtCTATTAGACCAGTTGGTTAGAGTGTCATGTTAGACCTGTAtgagttattaattttaaattatttcataaaatatattgttattaatttgtatGGTCCATATGAATTACATATTGACCATATAGAAGAAGaagtaaaaaatgataaaattagaattttttaaaatatgttaggtgtaaaaaaaatttattgggtgaaggaaaaataacaaaaaatgacaTGGAAACTTTGTTGTTGTTACTTATTATCATTATCAGACCCGCCCaaacttgaatttgaaaattcactaatttaGACCAATTGCAACACGCAGCGGAGCTCAAAAGTAAATGATTAACATAGTATATTTATAAAGTATGATAAATCACTTCACTTTCAAGagcatatattattatatttataaagtatGATAAAGACGACGATTCGATCACTCCCCTTTCAACTCTTTAAATTGGCTCATTGTCACTTGTTAGACTAGAACCAGATTCATTTTTCATAGACAAACAACATATTCTTATCCAGAGAAGACATATGGTACATAAACTTAGTTTATGGCTTGAAATCGAACACGTTTACCTGCCAGCATAGGGATACTTCGTTTTTTAAAACGGTTCTATTTTTATTGGATTAAGGCACTCCCCTTTCATCTCTTTAAATTGGCTCCTACACAAACAACATATTCTTATCCAAAAATATTCCTAcatgctttcttcttccttttaagtttattttttttacagtaatGCATTCATTTGTTCATTTTCGTCGAGGTTAAAGTGTTACGGAGGTACGTTAGTAAGTGATGATTGTAGTGatgtttgatttgattcttAACAGAGGTacgttattgttatttttattttattttatgcgtaaaatatggattaaagaattcgtaagttatataaaacttaCAATTGTTAATCCGTATAACTCAAACGgattatttaattcatataactcatacagattgtcaatcagtatgagttatacggatttataatattatttttaattaaaagaaatatttattctttaaaattttattaaattataaagatgttaatatgatttttataaaaattaatgagtacacaaaaatatttgtttatttgaaatgtaattagaattattat of the Glycine max cultivar Williams 82 chromosome 13, Glycine_max_v4.0, whole genome shotgun sequence genome contains:
- the LOC100809188 gene encoding cellulose synthase-like protein G2, with product METLPLNTIYVQNLLVIINRLHMLLHSTALAFLFYYRLCFFFQPSETRESHLLLPWLLVFASEIILSFIWILDQAFRWRPVSRSVFPERLPEDHKLPAIDVFICTADATKEPTLDVMNTVLSAMALDYPPQKLHVYVSDDGGSPLILHGVREAWKFARWWLPFCRRHKIKNRCPKAYFSALKDNDDGDFARSSVYMEDKQKIKEKYEAFKEEIKTFRKDRTFSRDYPSVIEVMQETIIDDVDDVKMPLLVYVSREKKPSHPHHFKAGALNVLLRVSSVMSNSPYILVLDCDMFCNDPTSARYAMCFHLDPKISSSLAFVQFPQKFHNISKNDIYDSQLRSIFTLQWQGMDGLMGPVISGTGFYIKRVSLFGNFARKGTDLLQLKEYFGSSNEFIRSLNQNYTSDLVSGQKYALLEEPHFLASCNYEIGTKWGQEVGFSYVSVVEDYLTGFILNCNGWTSVFCEPSRPQFLGSATTNLNDVLIQGTRWYSGLFENGINRFCPLTYGLSKMPLLQSLCLAWLTYFPLYCFPLWCFATIPQLCLLNGIPLYPKVSDPFFIIFSFIFLSALLKHLLEVFLTGGTLKKWINEQRIWMMKSVTCHLYGCLDALLKKVGIREASFLPTNKLGNDEQTVLYQMDKYDFQASNIFVVPMLALITINISCFFGGVYRVLLVGDCDKMFVQLFLAVFIITVNYPIIEGLMIRKDKGRISKLVAIPVILATVVLLAFFKLLGMHSMLY